A single region of the Brachypodium distachyon strain Bd21 chromosome 3, Brachypodium_distachyon_v3.0, whole genome shotgun sequence genome encodes:
- the LOC100824099 gene encoding uncharacterized protein LOC100824099 isoform X1 → MAADPSGRRPRYHTAVNDVFTTLVGASNALSDVQRRLDLEFRSSYPDHANPVKLVGRVKRVQEEVAALKALCRDLLAQKQELVDMMRTSLAAQRGATQRLLAASGLPLMTEDDEAAYANLNQVIDEWTAQLRPISAVDEEDEDTNQILVNAIV, encoded by the exons ATGGCTGCGGATCCGAGCGGCCGTCGGCCGCGGTACCACACGGCGGTGAACGACGTGTTCACGACGCTCGTCGGCGCCAGCAACGCCCTCTCCGACGTCCAGCGCCGCCTCGACCTCGAGTTCCGCTCCTCCTACCCCGACCAC GCGAACCCCGTGAAGCTGGTGGGGCGTGTGAAGCGTgtgcaggaggaggtggcaGCGCTCAAGGCCCTCTGCCGCGACCTCCTCGCCCAGAAGCAG GAGCTAGTCGACATGATGCGGACGAGCCTGGCGGCGCAGCGGGGCGCGACGCAGCGGCTGCTCGCCGCCTCCGGGCTACCCCTCATGACCGAAGATGACGAGGCCGCCTACGCCAACCTCAACCAG GTGATCGACGAGTGGACTGCTCAGCTGAGGCCGATCAGCG cagtggatgaggaagacgaagacacCAACCAGATCCTCGTCAACGCAATCGTTTGA
- the LOC100824099 gene encoding uncharacterized protein LOC100824099 isoform X2 translates to MAADPSGRRPRYHTAVNDVFTTLVGASNALSDVQRRLDLEFRSSYPDHANPVKLVGRVKRVQEEVAALKALCRDLLAQKQELVDMMRTSLAAQRGATQRLLAASGLPLMTEDDEAAYANLNQVIDEWTAQLRPISVDEEDEDTNQILVNAIV, encoded by the exons ATGGCTGCGGATCCGAGCGGCCGTCGGCCGCGGTACCACACGGCGGTGAACGACGTGTTCACGACGCTCGTCGGCGCCAGCAACGCCCTCTCCGACGTCCAGCGCCGCCTCGACCTCGAGTTCCGCTCCTCCTACCCCGACCAC GCGAACCCCGTGAAGCTGGTGGGGCGTGTGAAGCGTgtgcaggaggaggtggcaGCGCTCAAGGCCCTCTGCCGCGACCTCCTCGCCCAGAAGCAG GAGCTAGTCGACATGATGCGGACGAGCCTGGCGGCGCAGCGGGGCGCGACGCAGCGGCTGCTCGCCGCCTCCGGGCTACCCCTCATGACCGAAGATGACGAGGCCGCCTACGCCAACCTCAACCAG GTGATCGACGAGTGGACTGCTCAGCTGAGGCCGATCAGCG tggatgaggaagacgaagacacCAACCAGATCCTCGTCAACGCAATCGTTTGA
- the LOC100825307 gene encoding nudix hydrolase 3: MAAAPEERLDVLTAAGDKTGVSKPRSEVHRDGDYHRAVHVWIYSESTGELLLQRRADCKDSWPSQWDISSAGHISAGDSSLSSAQRELHEELGIKLPIDAFELLFVFLQECVINNGTYTNNEYNDVYLVTTLTPIPPEAFTLQESEVSAVRYMHLDEYKSCLAAESGEYVPYDVNGQYGQLFSIIEERYKDNIESRSLTLKKQISRYAPIHLEPELTTLSEGDREALGYILKASIVIDDIFYEQVWNSNRMLKDWLKARADSSSFDKLKWAYYSINKSPWSCLDENKAFLSTADSAVKLLTDATKPVPGWKGVEYHAAFPLDKPLGANFYPPDMNKMEFELWKSGLTDKEQKDATGFFTVIKRPDALLPSSLAQSEGPNQTNTSDDLFIVPYSQEYKSSLEKAAELLHKAAECSDSPSLKNLLRTKANAFLSNDYYESDIAWMELDSNIDVTIGPYETYEDGLFSYKATFEAFVGIRDDIATSQVKLFGGQLEDLEKNLPMDNIYKSDHVSAAPIRVMNLLYNSGDVKGPQTIAFNLPNDERIVNERGTSMVMLKNISEAKFKHILKPIANACIREEQKDYVDFEPYYTHIVCHECCHGIGPHSIILPSGKKSTVRMELQEFHSALEEAKADIVGLWALNFLINKGLLPKSLSKSMYVSFLAGCFRSIRFGLEEAHGKGQALQFNWMYEKGAFILHSDGKFSIDFTKVEDAVESLSREILTIQAKGDKLAAQSLLQSRATLTQPLHVALEKIEHMQVPVDIAPVFGTATKLLANN; the protein is encoded by the exons atggccgccgcgccggaggAGCGCCTCGACGtcctcaccgccgccggcgacaagACGGGCgtctccaagcccag GTCGGAGGTGCACAGGGACGGCGACTACCATCGGGCGGTGCACGTGTGGATCTACAGCGAGAGCACCggggagctgctgctgcagcggcgcgCCGACTGCAAGGACTCGTGGCCCAGCCAGTGGGACATCTCCAGCGCCGGCCACATCTCCGCCGGGgactcctccctctcctccgcaCA GAGGGAGCTCCATGAAGAGCTAGGCATCAAGCTTCCAATTGATGCTTTTGAGCTTTTATTTGTATTTCTTCAAGAGTG TGTTATCAACAACGGGACTTACACCAACAACGAGTATAATGATGTTTACCTTGTGACTACTTTAACTCCAATTCCGCCCGAGGCCTTCACACTCCAA GAAAGTGAAGTATCTGCAGTTAGGTATATGCACCTTGACGAGTACAAGAGCTGTCTTGCTGCAGAAAGTGGAGAATATGTACCTTATGACGTGAATGGGCAATATGGCCAACTATTCAGTATTATTGAAGAAAG GTACAAAGACAATATAGAGTCCCGCAGTTTAACCTTAAAAAAGCAAATTAGTCGTTATGCTCCCATCCATTTGGAACCAGAG TTGACTACTCTATCTGAAGGGGACAGGGAAGCCTTGGGATATATTCTTAAAGCATCAATAGTTATTGATGACATATTTTATGAGCAG GTATGGAATAGCAATCGAATGCTAAAAGACTGGCTAAAAGCACGTGCTGACTCCTCCTCCTTTGATAAGTTGAAGTGGGCATATTATTCTATCAATAAAAGTCCATG GTCCTGCCTTGATGAAAATAAGGCTTTTCTATCCACTGCAGATTCGGCCGTGAAATTGCTCACAGATGCCACCAAGCCAGTTCCAGGATGGAAGGGGGTTGAGTATCATGCAGCATTTCCTCTAGATAAGCCTCTTGGTGCAAACTTCTACCCTCCTGATATGAACAAAATG GAGTTCGAATTATGGAAGAGCGGACTAACTGATAAGGAACAAAAGGACGCAACTGGATTCTTTACTGTCATAAAACGGCCTGACGCTTTGTTGCCTTCATCACTAGCACAGTCAGAAGGACCAAATCAAACCAATACTTCAGATGATCTTTTTATTGTTCCATACTCCCAGGAGTACAAATCATCCCTTGAGAAAGCTGCCGAGCTTCTTCATAAAGCAGCAGAGTGTTCTGATTCTCCCAG CCTCAAGAATTTGCTCAGGACCAAGGCAAATGCTTTCCTTTCAAATGATTACTATGAATCTGACATAGCTTGGATGGAGTTG GACTCCAACATAGATGTCACCATTGGCCCATATGAGACATATGAAGATGGTCTTTTTAGTTATAAG GCAACCTTTGAAGCATTTGTTGGCATACGGGATGACATTGCAACTTCTCAAGTGAAACTCTTTGGTGGCCAACTCGAG gatttggagaaaaatcTCCCAATGGACAATATTTACAAATCCGACCATGTATCTGCTGCTCCAATTCGTGTGATGAACCTTCTTTACAACTCTGGG GACGTGAAAGGTCCTCAAACTATTGCTTTCAATTTGCCAAATGATGAGCGGATTGTGAATGAGCGAGGAACCTCAATGGTTATGCTTAAGAATATTTCAGAAGCCAA GTTCAAGCATATATTGAAGCCTATAGCTAATGCCTGCATCAGAGAGGAGCAGAAGGATTATGTTGATTTTGAGCCTTATTATACACATATTGTTTGCCATGAGTGCTGCCATGGAATTGGACCTCATTCCATAATCCTTCCAAGTGGTAAAAAATCTACAGTTAGAATG GAACTTCAAGAATTTCATTCAGCATTGGAGGAGGCAAAAGCTGATATAGTTGGTCTCTGGGCTCTGAATTTTCTTATTAACAAG GGGTTGCTTCCTAAGAGCCTATCAAAATCCATGTATGTCTCTTTCCTGGCTGGGTGCTTCCGGTCTATCCGCTTTGGACTGGAAGAAGCTCATGG GAAAGGGCAAGCGTTGCAATTTAACTGGATGTATGAGAAAGGAGCTTTTATCTTGCATTCTGATGGGAAATTCTCAATTGACTTTACGAAG GTTGAGGATGCTGTTGAAAGCCTTAGTAGAGAGATCCTGACAATACAGGCAAAGGGCGACAAGCTTGCTGCCCAGTCTCTCCTTCAGTCCCGTGCAACCTTGACGCAACCATTGCATGTTGCATTGGAGAAAATAGAACACATGCAG GTGCCTGTTGATATCGCCCCTGTGTTTGGCACGGCCACTAAACTGCTTGCTAACAACTAA